In Arthrobacter sp. UKPF54-2, the following are encoded in one genomic region:
- the hisS gene encoding histidine--tRNA ligase yields MARTASLSGFPEWLPEERLVELHVLDTLRRTFELHGFSSIETRAVETVGQLLRKGEIDKEVYGLSRLQDDEGADAPSHKADPHALALHFDLTVPFARYVVENAGYLAFPFRRYQIQKVWRGERPQEGRAREFTQADIDIVGDGELPFRYDVEIALVIAEALSALPIPDFLLRVNNRKLAEGFYTGIGLADTAGVLRSIDKLEKIGPAKVAELLKTELGATEEQAQAALKLAAIRTGDTSFVQQVRALGVDNELLEEGLNELEQVIAAAVQRAPRKVVADLSIARGLDYYTGTVVETVLVGHEQLGSICSGGRYDALASKGNRKFPGVGLSIGVTRLVSRILSQDLAKATRSVPTAVLVALNSDDSWGAAQDVAAQLRARGIATEVAAKAEKFGKQIKFADRRGIPFVWFTDDDGKHQVKDIRTGEQLDADPATWAPAAEDLHARVLKA; encoded by the coding sequence ATGGCACGCACCGCCTCCCTGTCCGGATTCCCCGAGTGGCTTCCCGAGGAGCGGCTGGTGGAGCTGCATGTGCTGGACACCCTGCGGCGGACCTTTGAACTGCACGGCTTCTCCTCGATTGAGACCCGCGCGGTGGAGACCGTCGGGCAGCTGTTGCGCAAGGGCGAAATCGACAAAGAGGTCTACGGGCTGAGCCGGCTGCAGGACGACGAGGGAGCAGACGCGCCATCGCACAAGGCAGACCCGCACGCCCTGGCCCTGCACTTCGACCTCACCGTGCCGTTCGCCCGCTACGTCGTGGAAAACGCCGGCTACCTGGCCTTCCCGTTCCGCCGCTACCAGATCCAGAAAGTCTGGCGCGGCGAGCGTCCGCAGGAAGGCCGCGCCCGCGAGTTCACCCAGGCGGACATCGACATCGTCGGCGACGGCGAACTGCCGTTCCGCTATGACGTCGAGATCGCGCTGGTGATCGCCGAGGCCCTGAGCGCCCTGCCCATCCCGGACTTCCTGCTGCGGGTCAACAACCGCAAACTGGCCGAGGGCTTCTACACCGGGATCGGGCTGGCCGACACCGCCGGAGTACTCCGCAGCATCGACAAACTCGAAAAGATTGGCCCCGCCAAAGTGGCCGAGCTGCTCAAGACCGAACTCGGGGCCACCGAGGAGCAGGCGCAGGCCGCGCTCAAGCTCGCCGCGATCCGCACCGGGGACACCTCGTTCGTTCAGCAGGTCCGGGCCCTCGGCGTGGACAACGAGCTGCTGGAGGAAGGCCTGAACGAGCTGGAGCAGGTCATTGCCGCGGCCGTCCAGCGCGCCCCCCGCAAGGTGGTTGCTGACCTCAGCATCGCCCGCGGCCTGGACTACTACACCGGCACCGTGGTGGAGACGGTCCTGGTGGGCCACGAACAGCTCGGCTCGATCTGCTCTGGCGGCCGCTACGACGCCCTCGCCAGCAAGGGCAACCGCAAGTTCCCCGGCGTGGGGCTCTCCATCGGCGTGACCCGGCTGGTCTCCCGGATCCTCAGCCAGGACCTCGCCAAGGCAACACGGTCCGTGCCGACCGCCGTGCTGGTGGCTCTCAACAGCGATGACTCCTGGGGCGCGGCGCAGGATGTCGCGGCGCAGCTGCGCGCCCGAGGGATCGCCACCGAGGTGGCGGCCAAGGCCGAGAAGTTCGGCAAGCAGATCAAGTTCGCGGACCGCCGCGGCATCCCGTTTGTCTGGTTCACCGACGACGACGGCAAGCACCAGGTCAAGGACATCCGCACCGGGGAGCAGCTCGACGCCGATCCGGCCACCTGGGCGCCGGCCGCGGAGGACCTGCACGCCCGGGTCCTGAAGGCCTAG